A stretch of the Neptunomonas phycophila genome encodes the following:
- a CDS encoding metallophosphoesterase family protein: MFNLVHISDLHFGREVPKVINGLKDILGEIQPERVIISGDLTQRAKHEEFSNAAHFLQSLNIPFFIVPGNHDLSAHRLIERFAYPWRKWKKYISTELEPLYTNDKYMVIGANTARRMGWYLDWSRGRINQYQVNNTISHLQNADSTQVRFLVAHHPFWLPAVYEFRHLIGGRDKALSQLSQHGLDIIMSGHVHMSYAEVVEGVIISHAGTTLSDRLIPEQPNSFNRITGDRSHLIIELFEWNGEHFISRKQQHFERTPSGWTRERVVK; this comes from the coding sequence ATGTTTAATCTTGTCCATATTTCAGATTTACACTTTGGCCGTGAAGTCCCTAAAGTCATTAACGGCCTTAAAGACATTTTGGGAGAGATACAACCGGAACGAGTCATCATCAGTGGCGACCTTACCCAAAGAGCAAAGCACGAAGAGTTCTCAAATGCCGCACACTTTTTACAGTCTCTAAACATCCCTTTTTTTATTGTGCCGGGTAATCATGACCTTTCGGCTCACCGTTTAATAGAACGTTTTGCATACCCTTGGCGCAAATGGAAAAAGTACATATCTACTGAGCTAGAACCTCTGTATACGAACGATAAATACATGGTTATAGGGGCCAATACCGCCCGACGTATGGGCTGGTATCTAGATTGGTCACGCGGACGTATTAATCAATACCAAGTAAATAACACGATCTCTCACTTACAAAACGCAGACTCTACACAAGTGCGCTTCTTAGTCGCCCATCATCCATTCTGGTTACCCGCTGTTTACGAATTTAGACACCTTATTGGAGGGCGAGATAAAGCGCTATCTCAACTGAGCCAGCATGGATTGGATATCATCATGAGCGGCCACGTACATATGTCTTATGCGGAAGTCGTTGAAGGGGTGATTATCTCACATGCAGGCACAACACTGTCTGACCGCCTTATCCCTGAACAGCCTAACAGCTTTAACCGCATTACCGGTGATAGATCACACCTGATTATTGAGCTGTTTGAATGGAACGGAGAGCATTTTATCTCTCGTAAACAACAGCACTTCGAACGCACACCCTCTGGTTGGACACGAGAAAGAGTTGTCAAATAA